A portion of the Candidatus Paceibacterota bacterium genome contains these proteins:
- a CDS encoding HEPN domain-containing protein encodes MSNVNLKASKITPNEIGGQGKWWLPTSPGKTVTGILTYTPTAGGVLEILGSLEPIAGTEFDSIIFGEIKGKLYTLDHGFRTQELEVFPSPSSEETWMCTTIFRGAHLPNASLTVFSSCEIETQLFQGWVYRPRPLITSRTRTKLRTSIETPSSLAANLVNGRNLTFQWRRSYNVGLLEVSADVTPLMRVTQVNESLYWIHDELITPLIYLITFCMGSPDSVSRLTVTFEDHELNAITPIEVFEMRSRPSNQRNVPLSPHEHMIQLSEVETRFENFINDWFSLYSGSKYAFMDYFATLFNEGMYAEEMFLRIIRSLESWHTNHNKGMKSSDYSVIRRILRSMKTVLPPHELKLIEDKLNQFNGPSLRERLVVLINNTEIDIRTFLTAKKDFVVLCLATRNRFTHHSIKRKVFEGEDLYWAEQFLTAIFICEVMAKLSLSKAEIQRNLQRSRFGRLIDSKIQKTWP; translated from the coding sequence ATGTCCAACGTAAACCTTAAAGCTTCGAAAATCACGCCAAATGAGATCGGGGGACAAGGAAAGTGGTGGCTCCCAACATCCCCGGGCAAGACGGTGACCGGCATTTTGACTTACACGCCTACTGCGGGTGGAGTTCTTGAAATTTTAGGAAGCTTGGAGCCAATCGCTGGGACGGAATTCGATTCAATAATTTTTGGCGAGATAAAGGGCAAACTTTATACGCTTGATCATGGGTTTAGAACTCAGGAGCTCGAAGTATTCCCCAGTCCATCAAGTGAAGAAACTTGGATGTGTACGACGATATTTCGTGGCGCGCACCTACCGAACGCATCCCTGACTGTCTTTAGCAGTTGTGAAATCGAAACCCAACTTTTTCAAGGATGGGTGTATCGACCCAGACCACTGATTACTTCGAGAACGCGAACAAAACTTCGAACCTCAATCGAAACGCCCTCCAGCTTAGCCGCGAACTTGGTCAATGGACGAAATCTGACTTTTCAGTGGAGAAGGTCGTACAACGTTGGGTTATTGGAAGTTTCGGCAGATGTCACGCCCCTAATGAGAGTCACCCAAGTAAACGAAAGTCTCTACTGGATTCATGACGAACTAATAACTCCACTGATTTATTTGATTACGTTTTGTATGGGTAGCCCTGACAGCGTATCTCGTCTCACGGTTACATTTGAAGACCATGAGTTGAATGCGATCACCCCTATTGAAGTGTTTGAGATGCGCAGCCGTCCATCCAATCAGCGCAATGTCCCACTATCACCGCATGAGCATATGATTCAATTGAGTGAAGTTGAGACTAGATTCGAGAATTTCATCAATGATTGGTTTTCACTATATTCGGGCTCGAAATACGCTTTCATGGACTACTTTGCAACTCTATTCAATGAGGGTATGTACGCCGAAGAGATGTTTCTACGCATAATTCGTAGCTTGGAGAGCTGGCATACGAATCATAATAAGGGCATGAAATCTTCTGATTATTCCGTAATTCGGCGAATTCTAAGATCCATGAAAACTGTCTTACCCCCTCATGAACTTAAATTGATCGAAGATAAACTAAATCAGTTTAATGGACCTTCTTTGCGAGAAAGATTGGTTGTGCTCATTAATAACACCGAAATAGATATACGGACTTTCTTGACGGCGAAAAAGGATTTTGTAGTGCTTTGCCTAGCGACAAGGAATAGATTTACCCATCATTCTATTAAGCGCAAGGTTTTTGAAGGTGAGGACTTGTACTGGGCTGAACAGTTCTTGACCGCGATATTTATATGTGAGGTAATGGCTAAGCTGTCATTAAGTAAAGCCGAAATCCAAAGAAATCTTCAAAGATCCAGATTCGGAAGGTTAATTGATTCGAAGATTCAAAAGACTTGGCCCTAA
- a CDS encoding DUF5677 domain-containing protein — MNEASLDSHQIPSLEKSLGGMRELMDIWQNGDDLIQVPEVDESFDTGLCVRTIAEHAISLTESVILLAEHGMYLQSIPLIRLTLECGITAAWVSVTPNAVKAMNYGYAVQEQKLLRHMLDINVPVSEERRAQVNAAVEKLAEFDAPASHSHLERSKRFAGGESLYLPYRKLSKVSHAGQSILHQYLHVKHEFADPEKGYAIELSPRYEWVEQAFGSQVVSLILTLTAWDQMTTDRPWSSRIQNLADRFHVIRTIRGI; from the coding sequence ATGAATGAAGCAAGTTTGGATAGCCATCAAATTCCAAGTCTCGAAAAATCCCTTGGGGGCATGAGAGAACTCATGGATATTTGGCAAAATGGGGATGATCTAATTCAGGTACCGGAGGTCGACGAAAGTTTCGACACGGGCCTGTGCGTTCGAACAATAGCGGAACACGCAATTTCGCTCACGGAATCAGTGATTTTGCTGGCAGAGCATGGAATGTACCTTCAATCCATCCCTCTCATCCGATTGACACTTGAGTGCGGAATCACGGCGGCGTGGGTGTCTGTTACACCTAATGCAGTAAAAGCAATGAATTATGGGTATGCCGTGCAAGAGCAGAAACTCTTGAGGCACATGCTAGACATAAATGTCCCCGTGTCTGAGGAAAGGCGCGCTCAAGTGAATGCAGCAGTTGAAAAACTCGCTGAATTTGATGCTCCAGCTTCGCACTCTCATCTAGAACGCTCTAAGAGATTTGCCGGGGGAGAATCACTCTATCTGCCGTACCGCAAGTTATCCAAGGTTTCTCATGCAGGACAGAGCATTTTGCACCAATACTTGCACGTGAAGCATGAGTTTGCAGATCCTGAAAAAGGATACGCAATTGAATTGTCGCCACGATACGAATGGGTTGAACAAGCATTCGGTAGTCAGGTCGTGTCCTTAATCCTTACGCTGACGGCTTGGGATCAGATGACGACTGATAGGCCCTGGAGTTCGCGAATCCAAAACCTTGCCGATCGTTTTCATGTCATTCGAACAATTAGAGGAATATGA